One Frankia alni ACN14a DNA window includes the following coding sequences:
- a CDS encoding ferredoxin yields MRLTIDTARCQGHGRCYDLAPELFTDDDSGYGEVTVADVPADRVELARRAAEACPERAVLLDGV; encoded by the coding sequence ATGAGGCTCACGATCGACACCGCCCGCTGCCAGGGGCACGGCCGCTGTTACGACCTCGCCCCCGAGCTGTTCACCGACGACGACAGCGGCTACGGCGAGGTGACCGTCGCGGACGTGCCGGCCGACCGGGTGGAGCTGGCCCGGCGCGCGGCGGAGGCCTGCCCGGAGCGGGCCGTGCTGCTCGACGGGGTGTAG
- a CDS encoding cytochrome P450: MPDDTAGAAAPADGGHGLRAATLDWLEFERQRAEDPRAYFSRLRAKCPVDYDEGHEGWIQILRRAEIDEVLRNPEVFSNLIPELMSSPLPAIPMGVDPPDHAKYRRILDPLFSPRRMAALEAEVVANTVATIESFLDRGSCDFATDLAVPLPCSVFLTLFGLPQSELPGLLHMKDALIRPESLTDDPDEKLRIQTEAGTQVFTLFGTVLAQRRAEPRDDLITELLKAEIEGRPLTEPELLGICFMLMMAGLDTVTISLTCILAYLLEHPEARQRIVADPETIPAIVEELLRWETPVMAVPRIVTRDTEVAGCPVRKGEMVHVMLASGNLDPDADPRAGVVDLDRADKRHLAFGGGPHRCLGSHLARMELRTVLREWHRLIPEYSLAPGASITWNGSTLRGLDSLALTWPTDAGQA, from the coding sequence ATGCCAGACGACACCGCGGGCGCGGCGGCGCCCGCCGACGGCGGCCACGGCCTGCGGGCCGCGACGCTGGACTGGCTCGAGTTCGAACGCCAGCGCGCCGAGGACCCGCGCGCCTACTTCTCCCGGCTGCGGGCGAAATGCCCGGTCGACTACGACGAGGGGCACGAGGGCTGGATCCAGATCCTGCGCCGTGCCGAGATCGACGAGGTCCTGCGCAACCCCGAGGTGTTCTCCAACCTCATCCCCGAGCTGATGAGCAGCCCGCTGCCCGCCATCCCGATGGGCGTCGACCCGCCCGACCACGCCAAGTACCGGCGCATCCTCGACCCGCTGTTCTCCCCGCGGCGGATGGCCGCCCTGGAGGCCGAGGTCGTGGCGAACACGGTCGCCACGATCGAGAGTTTCCTCGACCGCGGCAGCTGCGACTTCGCCACCGACCTCGCGGTCCCGCTGCCCTGCTCGGTGTTCCTCACCCTGTTCGGGCTGCCGCAGTCCGAACTGCCGGGCCTGCTGCACATGAAGGACGCGCTGATCCGGCCGGAGTCGCTCACCGACGACCCCGACGAGAAGCTGCGGATCCAGACCGAGGCCGGCACGCAGGTGTTCACCCTGTTCGGGACGGTCCTCGCGCAGCGCCGCGCCGAGCCCCGCGACGACCTCATCACCGAGCTGCTCAAGGCCGAGATCGAGGGCCGGCCGCTGACCGAGCCGGAGCTGCTCGGGATCTGCTTCATGCTCATGATGGCCGGCCTGGACACCGTCACCATCAGCCTCACCTGCATCCTCGCCTACCTGCTGGAGCACCCCGAGGCGCGGCAGCGGATCGTCGCCGACCCGGAGACGATCCCGGCCATCGTCGAGGAGCTGCTGCGCTGGGAGACCCCGGTGATGGCCGTCCCGCGGATCGTCACCCGTGACACCGAGGTCGCCGGCTGCCCGGTTCGGAAGGGCGAGATGGTCCACGTGATGCTGGCCTCGGGCAACCTCGACCCCGACGCGGACCCGCGGGCCGGCGTCGTCGACCTCGACCGGGCCGACAAGCGGCACCTGGCCTTCGGCGGCGGCCCGCACCGCTGCCTGGGCTCCCACCTGGCCCGGATGGAGCTGCGCACCGTCCTGCGCGAATGGCACCGGCTCATCCCCGAGTACTCCCTGGCGCCCGGGGCGAGCATCACCTGGAACGGCTCGACACTGCGCGGCCTGGACTCGCTGGCGCTGACCTGGCCGACGGACGCGGGGCAGGCATGA
- a CDS encoding ABC transporter ATP-binding protein: MSVVGCRQLAVGYGAGPVVAGLDLEVARGEVVALLGPNGAGKTTTLMALAGALTPSEGTVTWQGEPTTAPLHRRARQGLGVVLEERAVTPSLTVRQNLRIGGVDPQSALADFPELTEHLDRRAGLLSGGQQQLLTLARVLARRPVALLADELSLGLAPQVVARLLGALRAAADEGLAVLLVEQHVRAALRVADRAVVLSRGRVRWSGPAAEARADPALVEQGYLA, encoded by the coding sequence GTGAGCGTCGTCGGATGCCGCCAACTTGCCGTCGGGTACGGCGCCGGGCCCGTCGTGGCCGGGCTCGACCTCGAGGTCGCCCGCGGGGAGGTGGTGGCCTTGCTCGGCCCGAACGGCGCCGGCAAGACCACCACGCTCATGGCGCTGGCCGGCGCCCTGACCCCCAGCGAGGGGACCGTCACCTGGCAGGGGGAGCCGACCACGGCGCCGCTGCACCGGCGGGCCCGGCAGGGCCTCGGCGTCGTGCTCGAGGAGCGGGCCGTCACCCCGTCGCTGACCGTCCGCCAGAACCTGCGCATCGGCGGCGTCGACCCGCAGTCCGCGCTGGCCGACTTCCCCGAGCTCACCGAGCATCTCGATCGCCGCGCCGGGCTGCTCTCCGGCGGCCAGCAGCAGCTGCTCACCCTGGCCCGGGTACTGGCCCGGCGGCCGGTGGCGCTGCTCGCCGACGAGCTTTCGCTCGGCCTCGCCCCGCAGGTGGTGGCTCGTCTGCTGGGCGCCCTGCGCGCCGCCGCCGACGAGGGGCTGGCCGTGCTGCTCGTCGAGCAGCACGTCCGCGCGGCGTTGCGGGTCGCGGACCGGGCCGTGGTGCTCAGCCGCGGGCGGGTCCGCTGGTCCGGACCAGCCGCCGAGGCCCGCGCGGACCCGGCGCTCGTCGAACAGGGCTACCTGGCCTGA